The following proteins come from a genomic window of Irregularibacter muris:
- a CDS encoding DUF4180 domain-containing protein, giving the protein MSIKLAILGILSWKSSTGYELKKIFEDSSFMYWSGNNNQIYKALMNMENEDLVASEVVHQDNSPSKKVYTITEEGLKELKNWLVSSPEAPEIKKIFLVQFAWSDMLNNQELSDVLLKYENEIKLQLIMQKEKYKRALNSPNRSTRESLIWEMISENIISTYSAELKWIRETRQKLFKNEVMEEKDKMNYQIRKIENKKYIELISTTKPLSAESDALDLIALCWEHEADALMINYANLSEDFFKLKTKVAGDIIQKFINYSIKVAIIVPQKTIQKGRFKEMALETNKGNHFRLYENEQEAEKWLLSKKEGEI; this is encoded by the coding sequence ATGTCAATCAAATTAGCAATATTAGGCATACTGAGTTGGAAGTCCTCAACAGGATATGAACTAAAAAAGATTTTTGAGGATTCATCTTTCATGTATTGGTCTGGTAATAATAATCAAATTTACAAAGCTCTAATGAATATGGAAAATGAAGATCTTGTTGCCAGTGAAGTGGTTCATCAGGATAACTCTCCTTCAAAAAAAGTATATACTATAACAGAAGAAGGACTTAAAGAACTTAAAAATTGGCTTGTATCATCACCAGAAGCCCCTGAGATAAAAAAAATATTTTTGGTACAGTTTGCATGGTCAGATATGTTAAATAATCAAGAATTAAGTGATGTACTCTTAAAATATGAAAATGAAATCAAACTACAATTAATTATGCAGAAAGAGAAGTACAAACGTGCACTGAATTCACCTAATAGAAGCACTAGGGAAAGCTTAATATGGGAGATGATTTCAGAGAACATTATTTCAACCTATAGTGCTGAACTTAAATGGATCCGCGAAACCCGTCAGAAGTTGTTTAAAAATGAAGTTATGGAGGAAAAAGACAAAATGAATTATCAAATTAGAAAAATAGAGAATAAAAAATATATTGAACTAATCTCTACTACTAAACCATTAAGTGCAGAGAGCGATGCCCTTGATTTGATAGCTTTGTGCTGGGAACATGAGGCAGATGCACTTATGATAAACTACGCTAACTTATCCGAAGACTTCTTTAAACTTAAAACCAAGGTAGCCGGTGATATTATCCAGAAATTTATAAACTATAGTATAAAAGTTGCCATTATTGTTCCTCAGAAGACAATTCAGAAAGGCCGATTTAAAGAAATGGCCCTAGAAACAAACAAAGGTAATCATTTTAGATTGTATGAAAATGAACAAGAAGCTGAAAAATGGCTTCTAAGTAAGAAAGAAGGTGAAATATAA
- a CDS encoding AbrB/MazE/SpoVT family DNA-binding domain-containing protein → MMDNNIKLPNEKIEGKYIGSVKVGSKGQIVIPKEVRDLFNIKTGDTLIMLADIERGVAIQGYELFQKFSDEAFGKLNK, encoded by the coding sequence ATGATGGATAATAATATAAAATTGCCTAATGAAAAGATAGAAGGAAAATATATAGGTTCAGTTAAAGTGGGATCGAAGGGACAGATTGTAATTCCCAAGGAGGTACGAGATTTGTTTAATATTAAGACAGGCGACACTTTAATTATGCTTGCTGATATTGAAAGAGGGGTAGCAATTCAAGGATACGAGTTGTTTCAGAAGTTCTCAGACGAAGCATTTGGTAAATTGAATAAATAA
- a CDS encoding alpha/beta fold hydrolase: MIEVILIIILVLIVFLVGSFFYTNVTYIKKSLKKIYKAGFVEKQLKLKDGTVLNYGEGASNGKTPLLLIHGQSMTWEDYAKVLPELSEHYHVFAIDCHGHGKSSMEPGKYTAKAMAEDFIEFIDTKIGKKTVVSGHSSGGMIAAWMAAYFPDHILGTIIEDSPFFSTEPGRRENTYVWVYGFQLYEDFKNQDEEEDYLKYNLERSYWKRMFGESIWNKISSDAVAYHKKHPDESVHLKYLPPVMNRMFETMTYPFDQRFGEAFYDNSWFKDYDQLEVLSKIKSPTVFIKANTTYDGDLLVAALSDEDANRVVRLLENGQRIDVDSPGHDIHYDKSKKFIKIVIDFLNELQ, from the coding sequence ATGATAGAGGTTATATTAATAATAATTCTAGTATTGATCGTATTTTTAGTTGGATCTTTTTTTTATACGAATGTAACTTATATTAAAAAATCTCTTAAAAAAATTTATAAGGCTGGATTTGTAGAGAAACAGCTAAAGCTAAAAGATGGTACCGTATTAAATTATGGGGAAGGGGCAAGCAATGGGAAGACACCACTATTATTAATTCATGGTCAGAGTATGACTTGGGAGGATTATGCGAAGGTATTACCTGAGCTATCCGAGCATTATCACGTATTTGCCATCGATTGTCATGGGCATGGAAAGTCATCTATGGAACCAGGGAAATATACAGCAAAAGCTATGGCCGAAGATTTTATAGAATTTATAGATACCAAAATAGGAAAAAAAACAGTTGTTAGCGGGCATTCGTCTGGTGGTATGATTGCAGCTTGGATGGCTGCCTATTTTCCAGACCATATACTTGGCACTATTATAGAGGATTCACCATTTTTTTCAACTGAGCCAGGTAGAAGAGAAAATACTTATGTATGGGTATACGGCTTTCAATTATATGAAGATTTTAAGAATCAAGATGAAGAGGAAGATTACTTAAAATATAATTTGGAAAGAAGCTATTGGAAGAGAATGTTTGGAGAGTCTATATGGAACAAGATTTCAAGTGATGCAGTAGCATATCATAAAAAACATCCTGATGAATCTGTGCATTTAAAGTATTTACCTCCAGTTATGAATAGAATGTTTGAAACTATGACTTATCCATTTGATCAGAGATTTGGTGAGGCATTTTATGATAATTCATGGTTTAAGGATTATGACCAATTAGAAGTTCTATCAAAAATTAAAAGCCCAACAGTGTTTATTAAAGCAAATACAACTTATGATGGAGATTTATTAGTAGCGGCATTATCGGATGAAGATGCAAATCGGGTAGTTCGTTTGCTGGAAAACGGACAAAGAATTGATGTGGATTCTCCAGGCCACGATATACATTACGACAAATCTAAAAAGTTTATTAAGATTGTGATTGATTTTTTAAATGAGTTACAATAG
- a CDS encoding MerR family transcriptional regulator, which yields MNIKEYSIGDLVNATGITVRTLQHYDNIGLLPASERDENGRRYYTEGDIMKLEQIIFYKSLGFTLKEIQQRLVNETELKKMDELLDYQETTLYTQIEARYTSLSAIEAFRDIIALGKIPPWSFLASFISKLNDSDFLSWGGSYFSEEEMRKFEEHFNGLEDALAFYHTWKSLSIKAAIYNESEISSDEEIAQELAKQWLQMVEYATGGDEELRQIYIKVDGSREVWPDESRRLMDAADGYISDCVRLYCVENNLGLPW from the coding sequence ATGAACATTAAGGAATATTCCATAGGGGATCTGGTAAATGCGACAGGGATTACAGTAAGAACTCTACAGCATTATGATAATATAGGTCTTCTTCCCGCATCAGAGAGAGATGAAAACGGTAGAAGATATTATACAGAAGGGGATATCATGAAGCTGGAGCAGATAATTTTCTATAAAAGTCTAGGTTTCACCCTTAAGGAGATACAGCAAAGGCTGGTAAATGAAACAGAGCTGAAGAAAATGGATGAGCTATTAGACTATCAGGAAACAACTCTATATACCCAAATAGAAGCAAGGTATACAAGTTTGTCAGCGATAGAGGCCTTCAGGGATATAATTGCATTAGGCAAGATACCTCCATGGAGCTTTTTAGCGAGTTTTATTAGCAAGCTAAATGATTCTGATTTTCTTAGCTGGGGAGGCTCTTATTTTTCTGAGGAAGAGATGAGAAAATTTGAAGAACATTTTAATGGATTAGAGGATGCTTTGGCATTTTATCATACATGGAAAAGCCTATCTATAAAAGCTGCAATTTATAATGAATCTGAAATATCATCTGATGAGGAGATAGCTCAGGAGCTGGCAAAGCAATGGCTGCAAATGGTGGAATACGCCACAGGTGGGGATGAAGAACTTAGGCAAATATATATTAAAGTGGATGGTAGCAGAGAGGTTTGGCCGGATGAATCAAGAAGGTTGATGGATGCTGCAGATGGATACATTAGCGATTGTGTTAGGCTATATTGTGTAGAAAACAATTTAGGGCTCCCTTGGTAG
- a CDS encoding alpha/beta fold hydrolase, with protein sequence MNIIKRETPKLGKFISEEGREDFILAYNEAMAILPPPQKRFDIKTKYGSVRVYYFVTVENKNEEPIMLLNGRSASTPMWESNLEGLMVERPIYSIDLLGEPGMSIQQQPIIDSRDQAEWLREVIAKLDLQRVHLVGVSIGGWMAMNLVRFYPERIASISLLEPFQVFAPMSLKLIAMSIPFTIPVIPKVIREKMLSVISGGAEADDSVPVAKLIESGMRNYKVKLPYPQSFSIEELQAIELPILALMGEKSTVHNSKKAVENGKNYVKNIEIESWENASHAINGEFSSEVNARILEFVKNHS encoded by the coding sequence ATGAACATAATTAAAAGAGAGACCCCAAAATTAGGGAAATTTATCTCTGAGGAGGGAAGGGAGGATTTTATTCTTGCTTATAATGAGGCAATGGCAATATTGCCACCCCCACAGAAAAGATTTGACATAAAAACTAAATATGGAAGTGTGAGGGTGTATTACTTTGTAACAGTAGAAAATAAGAATGAGGAGCCTATTATGCTTCTGAATGGCAGGTCTGCTTCGACACCAATGTGGGAATCTAATCTAGAAGGTTTAATGGTAGAAAGGCCGATTTATTCGATTGACCTTCTAGGTGAGCCTGGTATGAGCATTCAGCAACAACCTATAATTGACAGTCGTGATCAGGCAGAATGGCTTAGAGAAGTTATAGCAAAACTGGATTTACAAAGAGTTCATTTAGTAGGTGTTTCTATAGGTGGATGGATGGCAATGAACCTAGTACGCTTTTATCCAGAAAGGATTGCATCCATTAGTTTATTGGAACCATTTCAAGTATTTGCCCCTATGTCCTTAAAGCTAATTGCAATGTCTATTCCTTTTACTATCCCAGTGATACCTAAGGTCATAAGAGAGAAAATGTTGAGTGTTATTTCTGGAGGTGCCGAGGCGGATGATAGCGTACCAGTGGCTAAATTAATAGAATCGGGTATGAGGAATTATAAAGTAAAGCTTCCTTATCCTCAGAGTTTTAGCATAGAAGAGCTGCAAGCTATAGAGCTACCAATTCTAGCTTTAATGGGTGAAAAAAGCACAGTGCATAATTCCAAGAAGGCAGTAGAAAACGGTAAGAACTATGTGAAAAATATCGAAATAGAGAGCTGGGAAAATGCCTCACATGCAATAAATGGTGAATTTAGTTCTGAGGTAAATGCTAGGATATTAGAATTTGTTAAAAATCACTCGTAA
- a CDS encoding DUF4180 domain-containing protein: MQISVIKENNIEIAIVNSEDILITDVQSALDFFATVDYETGCSRMIINKAAICEEFFDLSTKVAGEILQKFINYRKKIAIIGDFSIYTSKSLKDFIYECNKGKDIFFLSNEKQAIEKLSMD; this comes from the coding sequence GTGCAAATAAGTGTTATAAAAGAGAATAATATTGAAATTGCAATTGTAAATAGTGAAGATATACTTATAACAGATGTGCAATCAGCACTGGATTTTTTTGCTACAGTAGATTATGAAACAGGATGTAGTCGTATGATTATAAATAAAGCAGCAATATGTGAAGAGTTCTTTGATCTAAGCACCAAGGTAGCAGGAGAGATATTACAAAAATTTATAAATTATCGAAAGAAAATAGCTATCATAGGAGATTTTTCTATATATACAAGCAAGAGTTTGAAAGATTTTATTTATGAATGTAATAAAGGAAAAGATATATTCTTTTTATCAAATGAAAAACAAGCTATTGAAAAACTAAGTATGGATTAG
- a CDS encoding nucleotidyltransferase domain-containing protein — MVNKTDAIEIITYAEENEINIWIDGGWGVDALLEEETRAHNDIDLFVEESNSKKFIETLKEKGFTEVREAYTTKSHTVWKDAKVRIIDLHIFKFNEQGYIVFEGEAYHPEVFSGIGKIGDKMVRCIDAENQVLFHLGYEHDENDVHDVKLLCERFNIPVPSEYK; from the coding sequence ATGGTAAACAAAACTGATGCCATTGAGATAATAACATATGCTGAAGAAAATGAAATTAACATTTGGATAGATGGAGGTTGGGGGGTAGATGCTCTATTAGAAGAAGAAACAAGAGCACACAACGATATTGATTTATTTGTGGAAGAAAGTAATAGTAAAAAGTTTATTGAAACGTTAAAAGAAAAAGGCTTTACTGAAGTTAGAGAAGCATATACCACCAAATCTCACACGGTTTGGAAGGATGCTAAAGTAAGGATAATTGATCTTCATATATTTAAATTCAATGAACAAGGATATATTGTTTTTGAAGGAGAAGCATATCATCCAGAAGTGTTTAGTGGCATTGGGAAAATAGGCGATAAAATGGTAAGGTGTATTGATGCTGAAAATCAAGTATTATTTCACTTGGGCTATGAGCATGATGAAAATGATGTTCATGATGTAAAACTATTGTGTGAGAGATTTAATATTCCTGTTCCGAGTGAATACAAGTAG
- a CDS encoding dihydrofolate reductase family protein: MSVFFYGCITMDGYLADKNHNLDWLYQTGAIEETGYESFYKSMDITIMGKRTFNEIKNIENIDSLYPTTKNYVFTHAESLSVREFIPINCDVVEYVKQIEKDKNIWIIGGNTILAPLLDNDMVDNIIIQIAPVLLGNGIPLFSQKEVLKRFYLKEVKKYGQFAELIYSKI, encoded by the coding sequence ATGAGTGTATTTTTTTACGGTTGTATTACTATGGATGGTTATCTTGCTGACAAAAACCATAACCTGGACTGGCTTTATCAAACTGGTGCAATAGAAGAAACTGGTTATGAAAGCTTTTATAAAAGCATGGATATTACTATAATGGGCAAAAGAACATTTAATGAAATTAAAAACATAGAGAATATCGACAGTCTTTATCCGACTACTAAAAATTATGTTTTTACACATGCTGAAAGCTTATCAGTCAGGGAATTTATTCCTATAAATTGTGATGTTGTTGAATATGTAAAACAAATAGAAAAGGATAAAAACATTTGGATTATTGGAGGAAACACAATATTAGCCCCTCTGTTAGATAATGACATGGTTGATAATATAATAATACAGATTGCCCCAGTGTTATTGGGGAATGGAATACCATTGTTTTCACAAAAAGAAGTATTGAAGCGATTTTACTTGAAAGAAGTAAAAAAATACGGGCAATTTGCAGAATTAATTTATAGTAAAATATAG
- a CDS encoding antirestriction protein ArdA, whose protein sequence is MLIRLKRIDRKEDESIMFNFPYEENEISNVYNQLELETSTAPNCYIEEVVYDSDMNEVLKGKECNIDELNFLFKRMDSFDTKERKVFYASAFAENPKIIAELINLSFNVHCYSLVSDFNNLEAVGKDLYLSEKQAVATRELDELDGGSFAMEVIKNNPNSKITPYGVLYKNSNEPEQIYNGKQFPPYHWKETVATIQLTAKGANEFIYLPCSDVEIEKALIRLETPYLHDCEVTILDDNFSKEVLDIISADTVPLIKIDTLNKLAGYYKEICNHDIEYFEKLMDHVKPRTVDEIFALADSMYEFEIFDGIESVESYGRYMICDSGHFEYDSNLEKYIDFKRYGQEKMAHEFGAFSEKGYITYHGYNQKLANLLFESLGMVFPEQEELQNLKLYMPLEITTYDIENEYGYKQYANEPQEISNAEVTQYLDVIIMAIEENNLLEEEQRGLMRYYDDHDSVNAKVSKYVFSVELVEGELMGVAILTLNDELTPKELEKINENVTGQASDGWGEGFEQREISTDMGDINVSFWDSDNWFIKTAEEMGIEGNQKMGGMKFEQ, encoded by the coding sequence ATGTTAATTAGATTAAAAAGAATCGATAGAAAAGAAGATGAATCAATTATGTTTAATTTCCCTTATGAGGAAAATGAAATATCCAATGTATATAATCAACTGGAACTTGAAACTTCAACTGCTCCCAACTGTTATATTGAAGAAGTAGTCTATGATTCAGATATGAATGAAGTATTAAAAGGTAAAGAGTGCAATATCGATGAATTAAATTTCTTATTTAAGAGGATGGATAGTTTCGATACAAAGGAAAGAAAAGTATTTTATGCTTCTGCCTTTGCAGAAAATCCTAAAATAATTGCAGAATTAATTAATCTTAGCTTTAATGTACATTGCTATAGCCTTGTAAGTGACTTTAATAATCTAGAAGCCGTAGGAAAAGATTTATATCTATCAGAAAAGCAAGCAGTAGCAACTAGAGAATTAGATGAATTAGACGGTGGCTCCTTTGCTATGGAGGTAATAAAAAACAATCCTAATTCTAAAATTACTCCTTATGGAGTCTTATATAAAAATAGCAATGAGCCTGAGCAAATATATAATGGCAAGCAGTTTCCACCATACCATTGGAAAGAGACTGTAGCAACAATACAGCTGACTGCAAAAGGTGCGAATGAATTTATCTATCTTCCTTGTTCTGATGTTGAAATTGAAAAGGCACTGATAAGATTAGAAACACCTTACTTACATGATTGTGAGGTTACGATTTTAGATGACAATTTTTCAAAAGAAGTATTAGATATTATTTCTGCTGATACAGTACCATTAATTAAGATAGATACCTTAAATAAATTAGCAGGATATTATAAGGAAATATGTAACCATGATATAGAATATTTTGAAAAACTTATGGATCATGTTAAACCTCGAACTGTTGATGAAATCTTTGCACTAGCAGATTCTATGTATGAATTTGAAATATTTGATGGTATCGAAAGTGTAGAAAGTTATGGTAGATATATGATTTGTGACTCAGGACATTTTGAATATGATTCAAATCTTGAAAAATACATTGATTTTAAAAGATATGGACAGGAGAAAATGGCACATGAATTTGGAGCATTTTCAGAGAAGGGATATATCACTTACCATGGATACAATCAAAAGCTTGCCAATTTATTATTTGAAAGTCTTGGAATGGTATTTCCTGAACAAGAAGAATTGCAGAACTTAAAACTATATATGCCTCTCGAAATAACAACGTATGATATAGAAAATGAATATGGATATAAACAATATGCAAATGAACCACAGGAAATTTCAAATGCTGAAGTTACCCAATATCTAGATGTAATCATAATGGCAATAGAAGAAAACAATCTTCTGGAAGAAGAACAAAGAGGTCTGATGAGATATTATGATGACCATGACAGTGTGAATGCAAAAGTATCAAAGTATGTTTTTTCTGTTGAGCTTGTAGAAGGAGAACTAATGGGGGTGGCTATTCTTACTTTAAATGATGAATTGACTCCAAAGGAGCTTGAAAAGATTAATGAAAATGTAACTGGACAGGCTTCAGATGGCTGGGGAGAGGGTTTTGAGCAAAGGGAAATTAGTACCGATATGGGAGATATTAATGTTAGCTTTTGGGACAGTGATAACTGGTTTATTAAGACAGCTGAGGAAATGGGTATAGAAGGTAATCAAAAAATGGGAGGTATGAAATTTGAACAATAA
- a CDS encoding DUF4314 domain-containing protein: protein MNNNRKQVERIKNGYPVGTRIELISTMDDVQGVEKGTKGTVIGVDDIGTIHMKWDNGRGLGLIPGEDNFKVLSRPQEEEIKESDEPSKEQSQGMGGMSL from the coding sequence TTGAACAATAATAGGAAACAAGTAGAAAGAATTAAGAACGGCTATCCTGTAGGCACACGAATTGAATTAATTTCAACCATGGATGATGTACAAGGCGTTGAAAAAGGTACAAAGGGAACAGTGATAGGGGTAGATGACATTGGAACCATACACATGAAATGGGATAATGGCAGGGGTCTTGGTCTTATTCCTGGAGAAGATAATTTTAAAGTGTTATCTCGTCCGCAGGAAGAAGAGATTAAAGAGTCAGATGAGCCGTCAAAAGAGCAATCACAGGGTATGGGAGGAATGAGTTTATGA
- a CDS encoding DNA adenine methylase: MSWIGGKKSLRELIVSLFPLYYERYIEVFGGGGWVLFHKPPGNDFEVYNDFNGLLTNLYRCVREKPNELIDALYFVLNSREDFNIVKEALARDSPKSDVIRASYFYQLIRYSYASGLTSFGSQPHDMWSNFPLIEQAHRRLSKVVVENKDFEKLIRQYDRPVSFFYADPPYFETEKYYKNVGEDGFKKEDHIRLRDTLMGIEGKFLLSYNDCSFIRELYDAPNIQIESYTRINNIKQRYDNGAQFPEILVANYDMHEREINSPSQINLFEMKNGIGKQGGIL; the protein is encoded by the coding sequence ATGAGCTGGATAGGTGGCAAGAAATCTTTAAGAGAATTAATTGTATCTCTCTTTCCTTTATATTATGAACGATATATAGAAGTGTTTGGAGGCGGAGGCTGGGTACTATTTCATAAGCCACCGGGCAATGATTTTGAAGTATATAACGATTTTAATGGACTCTTAACCAATCTCTATCGCTGTGTAAGGGAGAAACCAAACGAGTTAATAGATGCACTATATTTTGTGTTAAACTCCCGTGAGGATTTCAACATAGTAAAGGAGGCACTTGCAAGAGACAGTCCTAAAAGTGATGTAATAAGAGCCTCATATTTTTATCAATTGATTCGCTATAGCTATGCATCAGGCCTTACTAGCTTTGGAAGTCAGCCTCATGATATGTGGAGCAACTTTCCATTAATTGAACAGGCACATAGAAGACTTAGTAAAGTAGTGGTTGAAAATAAAGATTTTGAAAAGCTGATAAGGCAGTATGACCGCCCTGTCAGCTTTTTCTATGCAGATCCACCGTATTTTGAAACAGAAAAGTATTATAAAAATGTTGGTGAAGATGGATTTAAGAAAGAAGATCATATAAGACTCCGAGATACCCTGATGGGCATTGAGGGAAAGTTCTTGCTTTCCTACAATGACTGTTCTTTTATTAGAGAGCTATACGATGCACCAAACATCCAGATTGAAAGCTACACCCGTATCAATAATATTAAACAGCGCTATGATAATGGTGCCCAATTTCCTGAAATACTGGTGGCAAATTATGATATGCACGAAAGGGAGATAAATTCTCCATCACAAATTAATTTATTTGAAATGAAAAATGGAATAGGAAAACAAGGAGGAATTTTATAA
- a CDS encoding YodL domain-containing protein produces the protein MRGIELKNDCIFYYGNTSGYVEDGTAIVDSMFQNEEFSQWLSNRKLTAKWTEGVFERLSKEGVLLINNERPVPLKDCRIWQLRADVSPECKFIGYEELKENFGEPDKNNYELVYEGEIETNDLESIYSKFNLNHPRGFTGHSLSMSDVVELYDDNGSEFYYADRFGFKEIDFEGKDQIQDINMRI, from the coding sequence ATGAGAGGAATTGAGCTAAAGAATGACTGTATATTTTATTATGGAAATACTTCAGGATATGTGGAAGACGGCACTGCAATAGTAGATTCTATGTTTCAAAATGAGGAATTCAGTCAGTGGCTTAGTAACCGTAAGCTTACAGCAAAATGGACAGAGGGGGTGTTTGAAAGACTTTCAAAAGAAGGTGTACTGCTTATTAATAATGAAAGACCAGTACCTCTTAAAGACTGTCGTATCTGGCAGCTAAGAGCTGATGTAAGTCCTGAATGTAAGTTTATAGGATATGAAGAACTTAAAGAAAACTTTGGAGAACCAGATAAAAATAACTATGAGCTTGTATATGAAGGAGAAATAGAAACAAATGATTTAGAATCTATCTATTCAAAGTTTAATCTAAATCATCCTCGTGGATTTACTGGACACTCACTGTCAATGTCAGATGTAGTTGAGCTATATGATGACAATGGCAGTGAGTTTTATTATGCAGATCGTTTCGGATTTAAAGAGATTGATTTTGAAGGAAAGGATCAGATACAAGATATTAATATGAGAATTTAA
- a CDS encoding DUF6133 family protein, translating to MKNMLRKANEFIIRKAVAAKVAVSNNSGEGYIDTAVKILVAVVLGALLLAGLYALFGEVVMPTLEERIKEMFNYAG from the coding sequence ATGAAAAATATGTTAAGAAAAGCAAATGAATTTATAATAAGAAAGGCTGTCGCAGCAAAGGTAGCAGTTAGTAATAACAGTGGAGAAGGATATATTGATACAGCTGTAAAAATCCTTGTTGCCGTTGTATTAGGAGCATTGCTCCTTGCAGGCCTGTATGCATTATTCGGTGAAGTAGTTATGCCAACATTAGAAGAGAGAATTAAAGAAATGTTTAACTATGCAGGCTAA
- a CDS encoding S-layer homology domain-containing protein gives MNHKSKRIINILLVVCILITSFVGSAYATRFVFTDSVGHWAEDSINNLARKGVIHGYPDGLSHPDEIITRGEFSALLARIMELEPKETNTVNIVFEDIAGHFAQKEIEALIDAGIIIKEEYGTKYFPDEPITRLEMIKMLVRAIGKEEHNMDCTCNTGFTDEDDLTEEEREYICAGKHYNIISGYPDGTIRPDGEATRGEAFEILDKHDEIKDIIEQEEATDKIEEDVVDSPDVEQEDKPSDNGSSLNGGSSYVPAPKYDYTLPNTAYVGEEIKIIPTRSNVKSVTWTVSKNGIPTELSSVLDGELKAEGGVIKVKSAGSYTFSATAFNSRGRTVVCEQTVSIYPVISAQFSLPETAHTDTTVAVDLVTENLGDNSLIWTIKKDGNETDLETVITGELTGSGGLILFKTNGVYELSATIIDDLGKEVIVSDIIIVYPLAEIKTGFFKKLAI, from the coding sequence ATGAATCATAAATCAAAGAGAATAATAAATATTCTATTGGTAGTTTGTATTTTAATTACCAGTTTTGTAGGCTCTGCCTATGCAACAAGGTTTGTATTTACTGATAGTGTAGGTCATTGGGCTGAGGATTCAATTAATAATCTCGCAAGAAAGGGTGTAATTCATGGATATCCAGATGGACTTTCTCATCCAGATGAAATAATTACAAGAGGAGAATTTTCCGCTCTTTTAGCAAGAATTATGGAACTTGAGCCAAAGGAAACGAATACGGTTAACATAGTATTTGAGGATATTGCAGGACATTTTGCTCAGAAAGAAATTGAGGCACTTATTGATGCAGGTATTATCATCAAAGAAGAATATGGTACTAAATATTTTCCGGATGAGCCTATCACTCGATTGGAAATGATTAAAATGTTAGTTAGAGCCATAGGTAAGGAAGAACATAATATGGATTGTACCTGTAATACAGGGTTTACTGATGAAGATGATTTGACAGAAGAAGAACGTGAGTATATCTGTGCTGGCAAACATTATAATATAATCTCTGGTTATCCAGACGGAACAATACGTCCTGACGGAGAGGCAACACGAGGTGAAGCCTTTGAAATCCTTGATAAGCATGATGAAATTAAAGATATAATCGAACAAGAAGAAGCCACTGATAAAATAGAAGAAGATGTTGTAGATTCTCCTGATGTGGAGCAAGAAGATAAGCCTTCAGATAATGGTTCATCCTTAAATGGAGGTTCATCTTATGTACCAGCACCGAAATATGATTATACACTTCCAAACACTGCTTATGTAGGAGAAGAAATAAAAATTATTCCAACTAGAAGTAATGTAAAATCTGTAACATGGACAGTCAGCAAAAATGGTATTCCTACTGAACTTTCCTCTGTGTTAGATGGAGAATTGAAAGCAGAAGGTGGAGTAATTAAAGTTAAGTCTGCAGGTAGCTATACATTTTCAGCTACGGCATTTAATAGTAGGGGCAGAACAGTTGTCTGTGAACAGACTGTCAGCATCTATCCAGTTATATCAGCACAATTTAGCTTGCCTGAAACAGCACATACTGATACTACAGTAGCTGTGGATCTTGTCACGGAGAATCTAGGAGATAATTCCTTGATATGGACGATTAAAAAAGATGGCAATGAAACAGACCTTGAAACTGTAATTACGGGAGAACTTACAGGTAGTGGTGGCTTAATATTATTTAAAACTAATGGAGTATATGAATTAAGTGCCACAATTATCGATGATTTGGGAAAAGAAGTTATAGTATCAGATATTATTATAGTATATCCATTAGCAGAAATAAAAACGGGATTTTTTAAAAAATTGGCAATTTAA